The following proteins are co-located in the Hemiscyllium ocellatum isolate sHemOce1 chromosome 47, sHemOce1.pat.X.cur, whole genome shotgun sequence genome:
- the LOC132836629 gene encoding forkhead box protein A2-like, with the protein MLGSVKMECHEVSDWNSLYSEPSEMYPVASSMNPSLGTMNSINTYMGMNSMGSVGNLSPASLNMSYTNLSPPLSVLPGTVSPITNGLSSMPSSMSPGVGPTGGQTAPANSLSPYQPMGQTLGPLALSPGLSRGKDSKPYRRNFSHAKPPYSYISLITMAIQQASNKMLTLNEIYQWIMDLFPYYRDNQQRWQNSIRHSLSFNDCFVKVPRSPDKPGKGSYWALHPDSGNMFENGCYLRRQKRFKCPKEKLSPREAAASSTTTTASSTATIDGAVKNSSPSSEDAESSQCDTPPGTEERRTLTELGCQRAVGASSSVPGASPSPLPQNMAAAAHHHHHHPLLPDLQTDLKMDPHYSFNHPFSITNLMSSEQPHKMDAKLFEPPAHYNNSSGSSNKYSNNSYNNNNNNNTLLAKSGFEAPGVANDPGSYYQLMYNRSVLNAS; encoded by the exons ATGTACCCTGTGGCAAGCAGTATGAATCCCAGTCTGGGCACCATGAACTCAATCAACACCTACATGGGCATGAATTCCATGGGCTCCGTCGGGAACCTTTCTCCCGCCTCACTCAACATGTCCTACACCAACCTCAGCCCGCCTCTCTCAGTGCTGCCGGGCACGGTCAGCCCCATCACCAATGGACTCTCGTCGATGCCAAGCTCCATGAGCCCCGGTGTGGGTCCGACCGGGGGTCAGACAGCGCCCGCCAACTCGCTGTCTCCATACCAGCCCATGGGCCAGACCTTGGGTCCCTTGGCGCTCTCGCCCGGTCTGAGCAGGGGCAAAGACTCCAAGCCATACCGCCGCAACTTCAGCCACGCCAAGCCTCCCTACTCCTACATCTCCCTGATCACCATGGCGATCCAGCAGGCCTCCAACAAGATGCTGACCCTGAACGAGATCTACCAGTGGATCATGGACCTCTTCCCTTACTACAGGGACAACCAGCAGCGGTGGCAGAACTCCATCCGGCACTCACTCTCATTCAACGACTGCTTCGTCAAGGTGCCGCGGTCACCGGACAAACCGGGCAAGGGCTCCTACTGGGCCCTGCACCCAGACTCGGGCAACATGTTCGAGAACGGCTGCTACCTGCGCCGCCAGAAGCGCTTCAAGTGCCCGAAGGAGAAGCTCTCGCCCCGGGAAGCGGCGGCCTCCTCTACCACCACCACCGCTTCCTCCACCGCCACCATTGACGGCGCCGTGAAGAATTCGAGCCCCAGCTCCGAGGACGCCGAGTCCAGTCAGTGCGACACCCCACCGGGAACCGAGGAGAGGAGGACCCTCACTGAGCTGGGCTGCCAGAGGGCGGTGGGCGCCTCCTCTTCGGTGCCAGGGGCGTCGCCGTCGCCTCTGCCTCAGAACATGGCGGCCGccgcccaccaccaccaccatca CCCGCTGCTGCCCGACCTCCAGACCGACCTGAAGATGGACCCGCACTACAGCTTCAACCACCCGTTCTCGATCACGAACCTGATGTCCTCTGAGCAGCCGCACAAAATGGACGCCAAGCTCTTCGAACCGCCCGCTCACTACAACAACAGCAGCGGCAGCAGCAACAAATACAGCAACAACTcctacaacaacaacaacaacaacaacacgcTGCTCGCCAAAAGCGGCTTCGAGGCGCCCGGTGTCGCCAACGATCCCGGCTCCTATTATCAGCTCATGTACAACAGGTCGGTCCTCAACGCTTCATAA